The following are encoded in a window of Salinibacter ruber DSM 13855 genomic DNA:
- a CDS encoding MraY family glycosyltransferase: protein MATPLFLGLVGSVVAGFLVTVLLTGLVCEQAPRLGLLDRPTQARKVHRRVTPTGGGIAIAAGLAVGLGVLWGFWGSFPGAVQSLSFWVGAAIMLATGYWDDKHALDAKAKFAFQLVAAYLLLHSGTILPLSGGHADALSPDVVAGALPFSEALYIIPLSMLWIVGIINAVNLIDGLDGLATGIIGIAFLACAALFGVKGEIALTAVGIVMAGALVGFLPHNFKPATIFMGDSGSLLLGYLLAGYTLQGPLHTDPVLALLILPVLLGVPILDTGTAIVRRFASARTIFAPDRRHVHHRLVDRGTEQGAVLTLYGVGAWFGSAAVLMGVLPAVWGYLLAGGTAVVAVVWAWRLGCLTPVPAAEGADARSQPVGGLAENEIPVPVDIITTGDPASVGGDGASPEAVQDRSADEPEADETPIAP, encoded by the coding sequence ATGGCCACACCTCTGTTCCTCGGGCTTGTCGGAAGCGTGGTCGCCGGGTTTCTGGTGACGGTGCTCCTTACCGGTCTCGTCTGTGAGCAGGCCCCGCGCCTCGGCCTCTTGGACCGTCCGACGCAGGCCCGCAAGGTCCACAGACGCGTCACCCCGACGGGAGGAGGGATTGCGATTGCTGCGGGGCTGGCGGTGGGGCTTGGAGTGCTCTGGGGATTTTGGGGCTCGTTCCCCGGCGCCGTTCAGTCTCTTTCGTTCTGGGTCGGGGCGGCGATCATGCTCGCCACGGGATACTGGGACGACAAGCATGCCCTCGACGCGAAGGCCAAATTTGCGTTTCAGCTGGTCGCCGCCTACCTGCTTCTCCATTCGGGCACGATTCTTCCCCTCTCCGGAGGACACGCCGACGCACTGTCCCCCGACGTCGTCGCGGGGGCCCTTCCCTTCAGCGAGGCGCTTTACATCATCCCGCTGTCGATGCTCTGGATCGTCGGCATCATTAACGCGGTCAACCTCATCGACGGCCTCGACGGCCTCGCGACGGGAATCATCGGCATTGCCTTCCTTGCGTGCGCGGCCCTCTTCGGGGTGAAGGGCGAGATCGCCCTGACGGCCGTCGGCATCGTGATGGCCGGGGCGCTGGTCGGCTTTCTGCCCCACAACTTCAAGCCCGCCACCATCTTCATGGGGGACTCCGGCAGCCTCCTCCTGGGCTACCTGTTGGCCGGGTATACGCTCCAGGGCCCCCTCCACACCGACCCGGTCCTTGCCCTCCTCATCCTGCCCGTTCTTCTGGGCGTGCCGATTTTGGACACCGGAACGGCCATTGTCCGGCGCTTCGCTTCGGCCCGCACCATCTTCGCGCCCGATCGTCGCCACGTGCACCACCGCCTGGTCGACCGCGGCACCGAGCAGGGCGCCGTGCTCACCCTCTACGGGGTCGGGGCCTGGTTCGGGAGTGCGGCCGTGCTGATGGGGGTTCTGCCAGCGGTGTGGGGCTACCTCCTGGCCGGCGGCACCGCGGTGGTTGCCGTCGTGTGGGCCTGGCGCCTCGGGTGCCTCACGCCCGTTCCGGCCGCCGAGGGGGCGGACGCGCGCTCGCAACCGGTCGGGGGGCTTGCCGAAAACGAAATCCCGGTGCCCGTCGACATCATCACCACGGGCGACCCGGCCTCGGTAGGCGGCGACGGCGCTTCTCCGGAAGCCGTGCAGGACCGGTCGGCCGATGAGCCGGAGGCCGACGAAACCCCAATTGCGCCGTAG